One Pyrus communis chromosome 4, drPyrComm1.1, whole genome shotgun sequence genomic region harbors:
- the LOC137732806 gene encoding cysteine-rich receptor-like protein kinase 44 produces MTARGLKEISSVSSMTTGPPASKPQSPVLFFFLGGLVTLIILLVLLFVFRKKIKPEDTKKLVAVVRRRPAASTDVFSGMLRTISYFDFKTLKKATKNFHPGNLLGVGGFGRVYRGRLGDGTLIAAKKLCLDKSQQGESEFLTEVKLITSVQHRNLVRLIGCCSDGPQRLLVYEYMKNRSLDLIIYGKSDQFLSWSTRFQIIVGIARGLQYLHEDSPLRIIHRDIKASNILLDDKFQPKIGDFGLARFFPEDQAYLSTTFAGTLGYTAPEYAIRGELSEKADIYSFGVLVLEIISGRKNTDLTLSSDMQYLPEYAWKLFETSNVIDLIDPNMKEDGYVERDVLQAIQVAFFCLQPHPNLRPPMSEVVVMLTCKVEMVGTPMKPAFLGRRRTKNQNISWDSITEAFPSPLQSEYPSLAKPST; encoded by the exons ATGACAGCCCGAGGACTAAAAG AGATTTCTTCAGTATCCTCTATGACAACGGGCCCCCCTGCTTCTAAGCCGCAGTCTCCAGTGCTGTTCTTTTTCCTTGGAGGGCTAGTCACGCTCATAATATTGCTAGTTCTTCTATTTGTCTTTCGGAAAAAGATCAAACCAGAAGATACTAAGAAATTGGTAGCAGTAGTGAGAAGGCGGCCGGCAG CATCGACAGATGTTTTCAGTGGGATGCTTCGAACAATAAGCTACTTCGATTTTAAGACATTGAAGAAGGCAACCAAGAACTTTCATCCTGGTAATCTCCTTGGAGTAGGTGGATTTGGCCGTGTCTATCGG GGGAGATTAGGAGATGGGACGTTAATTGCTGCTAAGAAATTGTGCCTTGACAAATCCCAACAAGGAGAATCAGAGTTTCTTACAGAGGTAAAGTTGATCACAAGCGTCCAACACAGGAACTTGGTTCGTCTTATCGGATGCTGCTCTGATGGGCCACAACGGCTTCTTGTGTATGAATACATGAAGAACAGGAGCTTGGACCTCATTATTTATG GAAAGAGTGATCAGTTCTTGAGCTGGAGCACCAGGTTCCAGATAATTGTCGGTATTGCTCGAGGGTTACAATATCTACATGAGGATTCCCCCCTAAGAATTATCCACAGAGATATCAAGGCAAGCAACATTCTTCTTGACGACAAATTCCAACCGAAAATTGGAGATTTCGGGCTGGCTAGGTTCTTCCCTGAAGACCAAGCTTATCTCAGCACTACATTTGCTGGAACTTT aGGATATACGGCACCTGAGTATGCTATTAGAGGAGAATTATCTGAAAAGGCGGACATCTATAGTTTTGGAGTTCTTGTGCTCGAAATAATCAGCGGTAGAAAAAACACAGATCTCACTTTATCATCAGATATGCAATACCTCCCTGAATAT GCATGGAAATTGTTTGAGACGTCGAATGTGATTGATCTGATAGATCCAAATATGAAAGAAGATGGATATGTGGAAAGGGATGTCTtgcaagcaatccaagtcgccTTCTTCTGCCTTCAGCCGCACCCAAACCTGAGACCCCCGATGTCGGAGGTTGTAGTAATGTTAACATGCAAAGTTGAAATGGTCGGAACACCTATGAAACCCGCCTTCTTGGGAAGAAGGCGAACGAAAAACCAGAACATTTCTTGGGATTCTATAACTGAGGCTTTCCCATCTCCCTTGCAGAGTGAGTATCCCTCATTAGCTAAACCATCAACTTGA